GTCGAGAACGCGTTCGGCGCCGGCCTCGCCTCGCTCGACTGGATGGACGACGCGACGCGCGCCGCGGCCAAGGGGAAGCTCGCCGCCGTGGCCAACAAGATCGGCTACCCCGACAAGTGGATCGACTACGGCCCCGTCGAGGTCAAGAAGGACGACTTCTTCGGCAACCTGAAGCGCGCCGGCCTGTTCCTCCACCGCCGCGAGGCGAAGAAGCTCGGCCAGAAGGTGGACCGCGCCGAGTGGGGCATGACGCCCCCGACCGTCAACGCCTACTACAACCCGTCCTGGAACGAGATGGTCTTCCCGGCCGGCATCCTGCAGCCCCCGTTCTTCGACCGCAGCTTCCCGATGGCGATGAACTTCGGCGGCATGGGCCTCGTCATGGGCCACGAGCTGACCCACGGCTTCGACGACGAAGGGCGCATGTTCGACGCCGGCGGCACGATGAAGGAATGGTGGGCCGCGGCGGTGAGCGAGAAGTTCACCCAGAAGGCCGCCTGCATCGAGAACCTCTACACGAGCTACGAGATCCAGCCGGGCGTGCACGTCAACGGCAAGCTGACGCTGGGCGAGAACATCGCCGACTTCGGCGGCCTCAAGAGCTCGTTCAACGCCTTCCAGCAGTGGAAGAAGGAAAACCCGGGCGCGCCGGCCGTGGCCGGACTCACCGACGACCAGCTCTTCTTCGTCGGCTTCGCGCAGACGTGGTGCCAGCTGGCCACGCCGGAAGTCGAGCGCGAGCGGGTGAAGACCGATCCGCACTCGCCGGCGATGTTCCGCGTGAACGGGCCGCTCTCCAACTTCCCGGCCTTCGCGGCGACCTTCGGCTGCAAGGAAGGGACGCCGATGCACCGCGCGGACACCTGCGCGGTCTGGTGATCGTTCGCTTCGGCGACGAAGCCCGGCGGGCCGGCGGCGTTTGCCGCCGGCCCGTTTCTTTTCTTCCCGCCGGCATAGAATTGCGGAGCGTCGCCCTGCGGCGGCGGGAGGACGATCGATGCGGAGGAACGGGATCGCGGTCGCGGCGGCGCTGTTGGCGGCCGCCTCCTTCGCCGCGGCGCCGG
This genomic interval from bacterium contains the following:
- a CDS encoding M13 family metallopeptidase, producing the protein LPDRDYYLADDPRMADLRGKYVAHVAKMLELAGEKAADAKADADRVMAFETGLAKLAKPRAELRDPMKIYHRLELDGLKKSAPGLDWDAYFAAAEMSQVKEINVATPEFFVGLDKQVASADAATLRAYLRWHVVSSAAPALSKPFVDESFNFYARALRGQKENAPRWKRCGAMTNFAFGELLGKIYVETYFPGDSKAKARDMVLRVENAFGAGLASLDWMDDATRAAAKGKLAAVANKIGYPDKWIDYGPVEVKKDDFFGNLKRAGLFLHRREAKKLGQKVDRAEWGMTPPTVNAYYNPSWNEMVFPAGILQPPFFDRSFPMAMNFGGMGLVMGHELTHGFDDEGRMFDAGGTMKEWWAAAVSEKFTQKAACIENLYTSYEIQPGVHVNGKLTLGENIADFGGLKSSFNAFQQWKKENPGAPAVAGLTDDQLFFVGFAQTWCQLATPEVERERVKTDPHSPAMFRVNGPLSNFPAFAATFGCKEGTPMHRADTCAVW